Below is a genomic region from Sinorhizobium meliloti.
TATCTGCCAGGCGATCTGCGCTTCCCGACAGGAACCACAATCCCCGGGGCCATACACGATCTCAAGGGGACTGTCCCTGGCCGGACCCGTGGGTCCGGGCATACGGTGCCCACCTACCTAGTAGGTACCCGGGATCGTAAATCATCCATCGGTCGTCGTGGATCGCACTTCTTCCTTTTCCTTCTCGGCCGGTGCCCGGAACGCTCGGCGGATGGCATCCGCCATCGCGTCGACCGTCGGCGACCGGTTCCCGCGCCTCGTCCGCAGCACGACATTGGTCATGTCGATGATGCCGAAGCCGTCCTCCTCGGTAAGTTCCCTGCACCCCGCCGGTATGGCGGTTCGCGACAAGGGTGCGATGGCAAGGCCCGAAATGAGGGCGGCGATGAGGCCGCCGCTCGTGCGGCTCACATATGCGATGCGAGACTCTATGCCGCGGCTCTGCAGGCTCCGCCGGGCCAGTTCGTCGCACCAGCCGCCTTCGGCATAGGTATAGGTCGCGATCGGTACCGGCCGGCGCTCATGGGCACCGTGCTGGTCGCAGGTCGCCCAGACTGTAGGGTTCACCATCAGGACCTCGTTCCGGCTGCGCCCGCCCGGCTCGAAGACGACGGCGATGTCGAGTTCTCCGGCCGCGAGCGCTGCCGAATTGGCCATGGAGGTTTCCTGCCGCACCGTCACCTCCACGCCCGGATGAATGGCAGCGAAGGCGCCAAGTGCCTTCGGAAGCGTGGAGTTGACGTATTCCTCCGAAATCCCGATCCGGACCGAACCCTCGAGCGCCGGCGATCGCATGGCCGCCGCGGTGTCGTCGAGAAGAGAGACGATGCGGCGCGCATTGTCGGCGAGCCGCCGCCCGTCATCGGTCAGTATGACGCCGCGCGAATGGCGTTCGAAAAGCGCCGAGCCGATGAGCTCCTCGAGCTTGCGGATCTGCATGCTGACGGCCGACTGCGTCCGCCGCACCGTATCGGCAGCCCGCGTCAGGTTGCCGGTGTCGGCGACCGCGAGAAAGGTTCTGAGCAGATCGCTGTCGAGCGGAGTTGACATGCTGTCGCCATAAGAAAACTTGATGACAGGCATGGTTGCAATTCATTTGTCAGATGTCAACAAAGGAGAGAGGATCGAGGCTGTCGCTTTCCTCCCGAGGGTCTCGCCATGCCCGTTCTGGTCGTGCCAGCACATCCTGCCGCTCGAAGCTCCCCGCCGCTTGCGACGGCGTTTGCGCGTTGGCGGCTGGGGCTCACCCTTTACATGGAATGGTCGATCGTAAGCCGCCGCGCCGACCCGCACCTGCTGGCAGACGCAGCTATCCCGGACACATATCGTCTCGGATGCGAGGAAGCCCGGCGCCAGCGTGAAGCGGTTCGGCATCTGCACTGGATGCTGTAAATCAGCTCCCTCCGGGAAAGCTCCATAAAGCGTCGCGATACGCGAACGAGTCGCGAAGTATTGCAAAAAGCGGCGGCCGCATGGTTCCAGCCGGAGGCCGTTTTGCGCTATGGCAGGGGCATTCCGATCATGTAAAAGCGGTTCGGTCTGCCCGGAAGGAAGGTTCGATGTCACCCAGGGATTTGAAGGCAGCGTTGAGGAAGGAGCGGCTGGCGCTCCGCGATGCGATGCCGGCGGAAGTGCGGATCGAGGCGAGCCTTGCCATGGCCGATCATGCCGGCGACATTATCGCGCTCGATCCGGGACATGTCGTCTCGGGCTTCTGGCCGATCCGTTCGGAGGCCGACGTCCGGCCGCTGATGGTGCGGCTCAGGGATCGCGGTGCGCGCCTCTGCCTGCCGGTGATCCTGGACAGCAAGGACATCGTTTTCCGGGAACTGCTCGACGGCATCGCAGTCGTCGAAACCGGTTTCGGCACCACCGGTCCCGGCCCCGATGCGCCGGAAGTCGATCCGGACATCATGCTCGTACCGCTTTCGGCCTTCGATGCCGTGGGCCATCGGATCGGCTACGGCGCCGGCTATTATGATCGGGCGATCGAGCGGCTGCGTCGCAAAGGCCACATGCCGCGCCTGATCGGGATTGCATTCGACTGCCAGGAAGTGGCATCAGTGCCGGCTGAACCGCACGACGTGGCGCTGGACGCCGTATTGACGGAGAGCGGTTTTCGGCATTTCAGAGCGGGATGAGGATATTTTGCGCGGATTCCGCCACATCCTGTTCTAAATTCATGGAACCGACCACGTGCACGATTTGGTGTCGATCCAAATTGCCTTGGTCCAAGCGGGATTGACCGGCATGCGACTTCTGTTTCTGGGGGATATGGTGGGCAAGACGGGCCGCATGGCCGTCTGGGAGCGCCTCCCGGGACTCGTGAGCGATCTCAAGCTCGACTTCGTCATCGTCAATGGCGAGAACGCAGCCGGCGGGTTCGGCATCACCGAAGACATCTTTCTCGAGACGATCAGCGCCGGCGCCGATGTAGTGACCACCGGCAATCACGTCTGGGATCAGAAGGAGGCGGTGGTCTTCTGCGAGCGGCACGATCAGTTCCTGCGGCCGGCAAACTATCCTGCGGGGACGCCGGGTCGCGGTTCCAATCTTTTCTTCGCGCGAAACGGCGCACGCGTTCTGGTTGCCAATGTCATGGGGCGGGTCTTCATGCATCCCGAGCTCGACGATCCCTTCAAGACGGCCGAGGCGATCCTTGACGCCTGCCCGCTCGGCGAGCAGGCCGATGCAGTCGTCTTCGATTTTCACGCGGAGGCGACGAGCGAGAAGCAATGCTTCGGCCACTTCGTCGACGGGCGTGCCAGCCTGGTGGTCGGCACGCACACCCATGTGCCGACGGCGGACCATCAGATACTCAACGGTGGCACCGGCTATATGAGCGATGCCGGCATGTGCGGCGACTACGACTCGTCCTTGGGGATGGACAAGGAAGAGCCGCTCAACCGGTTCATCTCGAAGATGCCCAAGGGCCGCTTCGAAGCGGCATCCGGCCCGGCGACCATCTGCGGCGTCGGGATCGAGATTTCGGACCGGACGGGATTGGCGGAGAAGATCGCGCCGCTCAGGATCGGCCCGCGTCTGGCCGAGACGATCCCGCAATTCTGGGTTTGAGCGGCAGAGCTTCTGTTTCTCCACCTGCAATCCTGCCGCGCCCTGCCTCTGCCGAATTGCCTTTTTTCAAGGGTGACAGACCTGTCAAATGGTGGCAGGTTAGCGACCAAATGAGAGCCGCAATCCACGCGGCCGCTATTCGCAAGTTTCCATGCCCAATAGTTGAAGCGGGATGCGGGCGGAGGCGCCCATACCTTCCCTCGTCCCGTCTTAGTGCAACCGAGCCCTATAGCGCCGCACGTCTGTCGGACGCTTAAAGGTCGCTATAGCGCCCCGGTATTGGAATGTCGCCGCGCCAATTGCAGACCCCGGTGCCGGCGATCTGATGTTCAGGTAATTTGGAGAGCGTGCATGTTGCGAAAGTGGCGTCTGCCGGCCATCGCCGGCGTATTCGTCTCCCTTCTCGTTTCGGCACCGGCGGTCGCGCAGGACGCGCAAATGCCGACGGTGACCGTTGCCAAGCCGGTCGTGCGCGACGTCATCGACGCCGACGAATTCATCGGCCGCTTCGAGGCGGTCGACGAGGTTTCGATCCGCGCGCGGGTCGGGGGCTATCTCGATCAGGTCTTCTTCACCGACGGTGCCATGGTGAAGAAGGGCGACAAGCTCTTCGTCATCGACCAGCGGCCGTTCCGCACCGCTCTTTCCCAGGCGGAAGCCTCGCTCGAGGCAGCGCGATCGACGCTCGTCTTCGCGGAGACCACGTTCAAGCGAACGGAATCGCTCGCCGGAACCGGCACGCTCTCCGTGTCCAGGCTCGACGACGACCGCCGGGCGCTGCTCTCGGCACAGGCGAATGTACGCGGCGCCGAGGCGGCGGTTGAGCGGGCCAGGCTCGATCTCGATTACACCACCATCACCGCGCCGCTGAGCGGCCGCGTCGACCGGCGGCTCATCTCCCCGGGCAATCTCGTCCAGGCGGACCAGACGGTACTGACGACGATCGTCTCGCTCGATCCGATCGATTTCTATTTCGATGTCGACGAGCGCCGGCTGCTTTCCTATGCGCGGACGGCGCGGGAACGCGGCAGCGCGCTGCAGGAAGGGGCCGGCTCCATCCCGGTGCTCGTCACGATCGCCGACGCCAACGAGCCGCCTTTCGAAGGCAAGCTCGATTTCGCCGAGAACCGGGTCGACAACGAGACCGGCACGATGCGGGTGCGCGCCCGCTTTGCGAACCCCAAATTCGTCCTGCAGCCCGGCCTGTTCGGGCGTGTGGAAGTCGAAGGCTCGAATACCTATCGAGCGGTTCTCGTCCCTGACGAGGCAATCGCTGCCGACCAGAACGAACGCATCGTCTACGTGGTCGGCGAGGATGGCAGCGTCGCCACCAAACCGGTCCGTCTTGGCCCGAGGCTCCACGGTTACAGGGTCATCCGCAGCGGCTTGACGGGGGACGAGACAGTCGTCGTCAACGGCCTCATGCGCGTCCGGCCGGGGGTGAAGGTCAAGCCCGAACTCGTCGTCCTGCCCCCCGAGGCCGCGCAATCGGCGGAGAATGCCCAATGAGGTTCGCGCATTTCTTTGTCGACAGACCGATCTTCGCATCGGTGCTATCGATCGTTCTGCTGATCGTCGGCAGCATCGCCTATTTTCAGCTTCCGGTGGCGCAGTATCCGGAGATCGCACCGCCAACCATCGTCGTGCGCGCCTCCTATCCGGGCGCGGATGCGGAGACCGTCGCCAATACCGTTGCTACCCCGCTCGAGCAGGAGATCAACGGCGTGGAGAACATGCTCTACATGTCCTCCTATGCCACCGCTGACGGTTCGATGGCGCTGACGATCACCTTCAAGCTCGGGACCGATCTCGATCAGGCACAGGTGCTGGTGCAGAATCGTGTTTCGATCGCCGAGCCCCGGCTTCCCGAGGAAGTCCGGCGCATCGGCGTCACCACGACGAAGAGCTCGCCGGATCTGATGATGGTCGTTCATCTGCTTTCGCCGAACGACCGCTACGACCAGCTTTATGTTTCCAACTACGCCCGCACGCGCATCCGCGACATATTGGTCCGGCTGGACGGAGTCGGCGACGTTCTTCTTTTCGGCGAGCGTGAATATGCGCTGCGCATCTGGCTCGACCCGCAGAAGCTCTCCGCCTACGGCATGACCGCAGGCGATGTCGTTTCCGCGCTGCGCGAGCAGAACGTCCAGGTCTCGGGCGGCTCCATCGGTGGTCCGCCGATGTCGAGCGACAGCGCCTTTCAGTATACGGTGACCACCGACGGCCGCTTCAGCGACGCTCGTCAGTTCCGCTACGTCATCGTCAAAGCGACCGAAGAAGGCAGGCTCGTCCAGTTGCAGGACGTCGCCCGCATCGAGCTCGGTGCGCGCGAATACGTGACCAACAGCTATCTCAACGGCAGCCCCGCCGTCGCGCTCGGCATCTTCTCCCGCCCCGGCAGCAATGCGCTCGCTGCGGCCGATGCGATCCAGGCGACGATGACCGAACTTTCGCGAGATTTTCCCGAAGGACTCGAATACAGGATCATCTACAATCCGACGGAATTCATCTCGGAATCCATCGACGAGGTCTACAAGACCATTGCGGAAGCCGCGCTTCTCGTCGCCCTGGTCGTGATCGTGTTCCTGCAGTCGTGGCGCACGGCGATCATTCCCATCGTCGCCATCCCCGTTTCGCTCGTCGGCACATTCGCGCTTCTCTATGCCTTCGGTTTTTCGCTGAACATGCTGACGCTTTTCGGTCTGGTCCTCGCGATCGGCATCGTGGTCGACGACGCGATCGTCGTTGTCGAGAACGTCGAGCGCAACCTCGCGCGCGGGATGACGCCGCGCGAGGCGGCGCATGTGACGATGGACGAGGTGGGCGCCGCGGTTATCGCGATCTCGCTCGTCCTGACGGCTGTGTTCGTGCCGACCGCGTTCATTCCCGGTATTGCCGGGCAGTTCTACCTGCAATTCGCGGTGACGATCGCAGTCGCGACGGTGATCTCCGCGGTCAATTCCCTGACGCTCTCGCCGGCGCTTGCCGCAATCCTGTTGCGGCCGCACGAGAACCACGACCATGAGAGCCGCAATCCCCTGACGCGGCTCGGCCGCGGGTTTGCCAACGGCTTCAACCGCGGCTTCGACCGCATGGCCGATGGCTATGCATGGACGGTGCGCCACCTCGTCAGGACGCGGATCGCGCTGGCCGGGGCGCTCCTCGTCTTCGTCGCCCTGCTCGGAGCCACCTGGTACATGGCGCAGGTCGTGCCCCGCGGCTTCATACCCACGATGGACCAGGGCTATGCCATCGTCGTCATTCAGCTTCCGGACGGCGCCTCTCTCGAGCGCACCGATAAGGTCGTCCGGCGGGCCTCGGAGATGATCCGCGAGGTACCCGGCGTCAAGGATGCAGTCGCCTTTGCCGGTTTCAACGGCGCGACCTTCACCAATGCATCCAATTCCGGCGTGATCTTCACGCCCTTCGACAGCTTCGAGGAACGCCTCGAGCAAAAGCAGAGTGCTGAACAGATCATCGGCCAGATCTTCGGTGCCATGCAAGGCATTCAGGAGGCTTTCATCATCGCCGTTCCGCCACCCTCCGTGCGAGGCATCGGCAATTCGGGCGGCTTCAAGATGCAGATCATGGACCGGCAGAGCGCCGACATGCGCCGCGCGCTCGGGCTCGCCTATCAGATGATGGGAGCGGCCAACCAGACGGAGGGGCTGACCGGCGTCTTCACCACATTCACGGCCTCCAGCCCGCAATTCTTCCTGGCGATCGACCGCGACAAGGCGCGGGCCCTGAACGTCCCGATCCCCAATATCTTCGAGACGCTCTCGATCAATCTGGGGACGTCCTACGTCAACGATTTCAACGCCTTCGGCCGCGTCTATCAGGTCCGCGCCCAGGCCGACCAGCAATTCCGGCTGGAGCGGGAGGACATACTCGCGCTCAAGGTACGCTCCGCCTCGGGCGCCCTGGTGCCGCTCGGAACGCTCGTCGAAATCCGCGATACGAGCGGACCGGCGCTCGTCCAGCGCTACAACATGTATGTTTCGGTCCCCGTTCAGGGCAATCCCGCGCCGGGCGTCTCGACGGGCAGCGCCCTCGACAAGATGGAAGCGCTTGCAGGTCAGATCCTGCCGCAGGGCACGACCTTCGAATGGACGGAACTCGCTTTGCAGGAGCGCCAGACCGGCAACACTGCGGTCTTCATCTTCGCTCTTTCGGTGGTCTTCGTCTTCCTGGCGCTCTCGGCGCAATATGAAAGCTGGGTGCTGCCGCTGGCCATCATCCTGATCGTGCCGCTTGCCGTCCTCGCGGCACTTCTCGGCGTTTCGATCCGGGGCTTCGACAACAATGTGCTGACCCAGATCGGGCTCATCGTCCTTATCGGTCTTGCCGCCAAGAACGCGATCCTCATCGTGGAATTCGCCCGCCAGGGCGAGGAGGAGGGCAAGACGCCGATCGAGGCGGCGATCGATGCGAGCCGGCTCAGGCTGCGGCCGATCCTGATGACCGCTTTCGCCTTCATTCTCGGCGTCGTGCCACTGGTCATCGCCACGGGGCCCGGCGCCGAAATGCGCCAGTCTCTCGGTACCGCGGTCTTTGCCGGCATGCTCGGGGTCACCTTCCTCGGCCTGTTCCTGACGCCGGTCTTCTACGTGGCCCTGCGCTCCCTGCGCCGCAAGCCCGCACCGGCGGCTGTGCCGGCGCCGGCGCCGGGAGAGTGAGGAGACCAGGTGCATCGGCAATGACGTAATTGTGAGCGGTTGTCCGTCGTTAGACGCTGGACGCGATCATGACCTTGAATGATCCTGCCTGCCGCCCGGCATGAGCGGCAACGCGGGATGCGGGCGGAATGAGAGAGCAAGTTTTTCATCCCGCATATGTGAGAGGTGAAGGATGCTGCTGCGATACCTTGCCTACACCCTGACCGTCATCTGGCTCATCCATGCGCTCTGGCCGACACCGGCTCACGCGCAGCAGGCGAAAGCCCATGTGAGCCAATGCCAGGCGATCGCGGCAGCCACGCCGGCGGCGACGTTCGCCAGCTTCTCGGCCGCCGATGCCACTCCGGTGGCGTCGGCCGACACGAGCGAGGTGACGATCACCTTTCTCGGCCATTCGACCTTCCTGATCGAAACGCCGGGCGGGGTTTCGATCGCCACGGACTACAACGGCTGGTTCCGGACCCCATCGCCGCCTACGGTGGTGACGATGAACAGGGCCCATTCCAGCCACTACACCCTGGCGCCTGATCCGGCGATCGCGCATGTCCTGCATGGCTGGGGCGACAATGGCGAGCCGGCGGATCATGACCTCGTCGTCGGCGACGCCTATATCCGCAATGTGACGACGGATATCCGTTCAGGCTTCGAGGGCATGGAACGGGACGGCAATTCGATCTTCATTTTCGAGATTGCCGGGCTCTGTATCGGCCATCTCGGCCATCTGCACCACGAGCTCGACGAAAGCCATTACCGGCAGATCGGCCGGCTCGACGTGCTCATGGTGCCGGTGGACGGCGGGCTGACGATGGGCGCGGAGAGCATGAGCCGTGTCGTCTCGCGGCTGCGCTCGGCGCTGATCCTGCCGATGCACAGGCCGATGACCAACGACTTTCTGGCGATGTTCGGCGATGACTTCGACAAGCGCTTCGCCACGGAGCCTTCCGTGAAGGTGTCGCTGCGTTCCCTGCCGAGCAGACCGCTCATCTATGTCCTGCAGGGCGTTTGAGGACCGCTGCAGCGCATTTCCCGCCTCCTGAAAACACGACGCGACTGCTGGACTGGACGCGGCAATGAAACTATAAGGCGCCCGATCTCACCAAAATCACGCATGCAGAGGGCGTCATGGCTGGCCATTCACAGTTCAAGAACATCATGCACCGCAAGGGCCGTCAGGATGCGGTGCGCTCCAAAATGTTTTCCAAGCTCGCGCGCGAAATCACCGTCGCAGCAAAAACCGGTCTTCCCGACCCGACGATGAATCCGCGTCTGCGTCTGGCGATCCAGAACGCCAAGGCGCAGTCGATGCCGAAGGACAATATCGAGCGCGCGGTCAAGAAGGCTGCGGGCGGCGATGCCGAGAATTACGAAGAAGTCCGCTACGAGGGCTACGGCCCGGGCGGCGTCGCGGTCATCGTCGAGGCGCTGACGGACAACCGCAACCGCACCGCCTCCAACGTACGATCCACCTTCACCAAGGCGGGCGGAGCGCTCGGCGAAACCGGTTCGGTTTCCTTCTCCTTCGATCGCGTCGGTGAAATCACCTACAAGCTTTCCGCCGGCGACGCCGACAAGGTCATGGAAGCCGCGATCGAAGCGGGTGCCGACGACGTCGAGACGGATGAGGAAGGCCACACGATCACCTGCGGTTTCGAGGATATCGGCGAGGTGTCGAAGGCCCTCGAAGGCGCGCTCGGCGAGGCGGAGACCGTGAAGGCGGTCTGGAAGCCGCAGAATACCGTGCCGGTCGACGAGGAAAAGGCACAGTCGCTGATGAAGCTCATCGACAATCTCGAAGACGACGACGATGTCCAGAACGTCTACTCGAACTTCGAGGTTTCCGACGAGGTCCTGGCGAAGCTTTCGGCCTGAGGAGAGGAAGGGTACCCCCCTCTGGCCTGCCGGCCATCTCCCCCGCAAGGGGGGAGATCGGCAAGCGGCGATGTTCCACTCAATTCAATTAGGCAGCGTGCACGCACTGCGTTCACCGTCGGGCAGGACGGGAGATGCCCGGCAGGGCAGAGGGGGCGTATCGGGCCGGTTGGATCAGAGCACTCAACCCGTTCTTCGGACCCCGCCGAAAAGCTTCACCGAACGCAACCGCGCTTCCATGTCGAAGATCGGCATTGAGACGATCAGCTCGTCCGCCCTGGTGAGATCCACAAATGCCTCGATCTTTCGGCGGATCGTCTCGGGGCCGCCGACCACCGCGTAGCTCATTGCGTGGTCGACGAAAATCTTCTCGTCCTGGCTCCAGAGGCCGTCCATCGATTTGACCGGCGGCGGGAAGCGCCCGCGCGCATTGCGGCGAAGCGCGACGAAGGATTGCTGCATGGAGGTGAAGAGGTGGTTCGCCTCCTCGTCCGTGTCCGCTGCGACGCCCATGACGCCCACCATGACATGCGGCTTGTCGAGCTGTGGCGACGGGGTGAAGCGCTCGCGGTATATTTCGAGCGCGGAAAGCAGCATGTCCGGCGCGAAATGCGAGGCGAAGGCGAAGGGAAGGCCGAGCATGCCGGCGAGATGGGCGCTGAAATGGCTCGAACCGAGCAGCCAGATCGGCACGTTCGAATCCGCGCCCGGAACGGCGATGATCTTCTGGTCTTCGGTCGCCGGGCCGAGCAGCGCCTGCAGTTCCACGACATCGTTGGGGAAATTGTTGGCGCTCGCCTCCATGTTGCGGCGGAGCGCCTGCGCCGTTCTCATGTCCGTGCCGGGCGCGCGGCCGAGGCCGAGATCGATGCGGCCGGGGTAAAGCGCCGCAAGCGTGCCGAATTGCTCGGCGATGACGAGCGGTGAATGGTTGGGCAGCATGATGCCACCTGAGCCGACGCGGATCGTCCGCGTGGCCGAAGCCACATGCGAAATCACGAGAGACGTCGCGGCGCTGGCAATGCCCTTCATGCCATGGTGTTCGGCCAGCCAGAAGCGCTGATAGCCATTCTCCTCCGCCGCGATTGCCAGCCGCTGCGAATTTTCGAGCGACTCTGCGATGCTGCCCCCTTCGGTGATCGGCGACAGGTCGAGAATGGAAAAGGGGATCATGGCGAGGCTTTCAATTAAGAGAAATTGATCTTCCGCAATGTAGGTTCAAGTTTCCTTACGCCAAGGGTGCCCCGGCGCTTTTAGGCAGCACGCCACCATTTCTGTGCAATGTTTTTGTTTTGTTCACTTTTTGCTGGCAGCGTCCCGCCGACCGAAATAGGGTGAAGCATGCAGAATACGATTCGCATCATCGGCATCGATCCGGGCTTGAGGCGCACCGGCTGGGGGGTCATCGAAACGCTCGGCAATTCGCTGCGTTTCGTCGCTTCCGGCACCGTCACTTCCGATGGCGAGTTGGATCTTGCCTCCCGCCTCTGCCAGTTGCATGACGGGCTTGCCGAGGTGGTGCACGGCTACCAGCCGCACGAGGCCGCTGTCGAACAGACCTTCGTCAACAAAGATGCGACCGCCACGCTGAAGCTCGGCCAGGCGCGCGGCATCGCCATGCTGGTGCCGGCCCGGGCGGGCTTGAGGGTCGCGGAATATGCGCCGAACGCCGTCAAGAAAGCCGTGATCGGCGTCGGCCACGGCGAAAAGCAGCAGATACATATGATGTTGAAAGTCCTGATGCCCAAGGCCGAGTTCAAAGGCAACGATGCCGCCGACGCGCTCGCCATCGCCATCTGCCACGCCCATAACAGGCAGGCAGTCACGAGCCGCCTTGCGGCGCTTGCGGGGTAGGTCGTGCGAATGAATATGACGGCAAGCGATGCGCCCTCTGGCCGGCAGGTCAAAGGGCGTTGGAGGGCAACCGGATGATTGGCAAGCTCAAGGGCACGATAGACGAGATCGGCGAGGATCACGTGGTTCTCGACGTGCATGGGGTCGGGTATGTCGCCCATTGCTCCGCGCGCACGCTCGGAAAGCTCGGAAGCGCTGGAGAGGCGGCCGTACTCTTCATCGAGACCTATGTGCGCGAGGATCAGCTGAAGCTGTTCGGGTTCCTGAGCGCGTTGGAGCGCGAATGGTTCCGCCTGCTTCAGAGCGTTCAGGGTGTGGGATCCAAGGTGGCGCTGGCGGTGCTCTCCACGCTGACCCCCGGGGAACTCGCCAATGCCATCGCCTTGCAGGACAAGACGTCGATCTCGCGCGCGCCGGGCGTGGGTCCGAAAGTTGCCGTGCGCATCGTCACCGAACTCAAGAACAAGGCTCCGGCCTTCTCCGGCGAGATGGCACCATCGATCGGCCTCAAGCAGGAGCTCGGCGAAGGCGTTGCCGCAGCGCCGGTTGCGGACGCGGTCTCGGCGCTCACCAATCTCGGCTATTCGCGAGACCAGGCGGCCAACGCCGTTGCGGCTGCGCTGAAAAACGGCGGGGAGGGCGGCGACAGCGCCAAGCTGATCCGCCTCGGCTTGAAGGAACTGTCGCGGTGAGGAAGCGGCGAGCCTTCCTGCGGCCACAAAAGCATTGGAGTAGAGGGACGCTGGCCGTTCTCGCTGGATTGATCCGGGCGCCCCAATTATGGTTGAGCGCGGCAGCGGCGGTGACCGGCCTCAACACCGGCACCCCTATGGCCGCGGACAGCCCGAAACGGAAGCAATGACATGAGCGAAGCCGCACGTCTGATCGCGCCGGAAAAGCGAGGCGAAGACCTCGATGCGACCATGCGCCCGCAGACGCTCGACGAGTTCACCGGCCAGGCTGAAGCCCGCGCCAATCTGAAGATCTTCATCGAGGCGGCGCGCAATCGCGGCGAAGCGCTCGACCACGTGCTCTTCGTCGGCCCGCCCGGGCTCGGCAAGACGACGCTGGCGCAGATCATGGCAAAGGAGCTCGGCGTCAATTTTCGCTCGACTTCCGGCCCGGTGATCGCCAAGGCCGGTGACCTTGCGGCGCTGCTCACCAATCTCGAAGAGCGCGACGTGCTCTTCATCGATGAAATCCACCGCCTCAATCCGGCCGTCGAGGAAATCCTCTATCCGGCCATGGAGGATTTCCAGCTCGACCTCATCATCGGCGAGGGGCCGGCGGCCCGTTCGGTGAAGATCGATCTCGCAAAGTTCACCCTCGTGGCGGCGACGACGCGCCTCGGACTGCTGACGACGCCGCTGCGCGATCGCTTCGGCATCCCCGTGCGGCTCAATTTCTATACGGTCGAGGAGTTGGAGCTGATCGTCCGGCGTGGCGCGCGGCTGATGGGTCTCGGCATGACCGACGAAGGCGCGCGCGAGATTGCCCGCCGGGCGCGCGGAACGCCCCGCATCGCCGGCCGCCTCCTGCGCCGGGTGCGCGACTTCGCCGAGGTCGCACGGGCGGAGGCCGTGACGCTAAAGATTGCCGACGAGGCGCTGACCCGGCTGCTCGTCGACAGCATGGGTCTCGACCAGCTCGACCGGCGCTATCTGACGATGATCGCCCAGAATTTCGGCGGCGGGCCGGTGGGGATCGAGACGATCGCCGCCGGGCTTTCCGAGCCGCGCGACGCGATCGAAGACATCATCGAGCCCTATCTGATCCAGCAGGGCTTCATCCAGCGCACGCCGCGTGGCCGCGTGCTCACGGCGAATGCTTGGAAGCATCTCGGCCTCAATCCGCCACGGGATGTCGAGGCAAGCCAATTCCGGCTGACGCTCGAGGACGACTGAAATGATCACCCGGCGGGGCTTCATGAAGGTCCTCGGCGGTGGATTGGTGAGCGCCGTGGCCCTGGGCAGCTACGCCTTCGGCATCGAACCGCTTGCGCGTCTGAGGGTGGCCCGCTACGCCCTGACACCACCCGGCTGGAGCCCCGGCCTGAAGCTCCGCCTGGTCGCGCTCGCGGATGTTCATGCCTGCGAACCCTGGATGTCTGCGCGCCGCATCGCATCCATATGCGAGCGCGCCAACGACCTCGGCGGCGACGTGACGGTCCTTCTCGGCGACTACGCTTCCGGCATGAATCTCGTGACGCGCTATGTCCATTCGAGCGAGTGGTCGAAGGCGCTTGCCACGCTCAGGGCACCCCTCGGCGTCCATGCGATCATGGGAAATCATGATTGGTGGGAAGACAGGACCGCCCAGAAGAGCGGCGGCGGCGATACCTTCGGCCATCGGGCATTGGCCGGCGTCGGCATTCAGGTGTACGGCAATCGCGCGGTCCGCCTTGAGAAGAGCGGCTTCCCCTTCTGGCTCGCAGGGCTCGAGGACCAGCTTGCGCTCCTGCCGGGACGGAAA
It encodes:
- a CDS encoding metallophosphoesterase — its product is MITRRGFMKVLGGGLVSAVALGSYAFGIEPLARLRVARYALTPPGWSPGLKLRLVALADVHACEPWMSARRIASICERANDLGGDVTVLLGDYASGMNLVTRYVHSSEWSKALATLRAPLGVHAIMGNHDWWEDRTAQKSGGGDTFGHRALAGVGIQVYGNRAVRLEKSGFPFWLAGLEDQLALLPGRKWKRAWMGGLDDLDGTLAQVTDEAPVILLAHEPDIFPKVPSRVALTLSGHTHGGQVRFAGHSPVVPSRFGDRYAYGHIVEGDRNLIVSGGLGCSIAPIRFGVPPEIVVVDLG